tcgtcacaatcagctacatttgaatccatgacAACCTTCCCATTGTTAGGTTTGGCCTTGTTTTTCAACTTTGGACAGTCTTTCTTCTAGTGCCCTCTTCTCGGCAAAAGgcgcattcatctttgctgggtctggATCTTGACTTGGATCTTCCTTTCTTCGTTCTCATATGATTTTGAGAACGACCTCTCACAACCAGTTCTTCTCCTTCTCTACTCTTTtgcttttctctctttctttgttcatagttgTATAAGGCAGAACAAACTTCTTTGAGAGATACTTCATCATTCCCATGAAGTAAAGTTGTTTCGAGGTGCTCGTACTAATCGGGAAGTGAACTTAATAACATGAAGGCCATATCTCCATCACTAAAGGTCACGTCCATATTCTGCAAATTTGTCGCCAACTTATTAAAGCTGGTGATATGATCATTCATTGTAGTACCAGGAACATATGTGAAGCGCAACAGTCTTTTTTTCATGTAAAGTTTATTTTGActatttttcttcaagaatttatcctCCAATGCATTTCACAATTTACTTGCAAAAGATTCTTTTGTGTATGGATACTTCTGTTCTCTTGCGAGATAAGATCGAATGGTACCACAAGCAACGCGGTTGATAATCTTCTAATCTCTTTCTCCGATATTATCTGGTTTCTTTTCTTCTATGACaatatctagcccttgttgaaaaaggatATCAAGAACCTCAGCTTGCCACATCccgaaatgtcctgacccgtcaaaaatttcaacTGCAAATTTCTCATTTGACATAATTATtatcataagcgaagatgccaacgacgtattactgacacccgatgtggactcttcatttttattatctcTCATTTTTTGCTACAGATACTATTTATTTGCTGACAGTACAGAACACCAAAGTaattcttttctgatgtggaagttcagactatgctgcaaccacagagcatactaagatagaaccttggctctgatactaattgttgcggaagccgaatatatagagagtgattaaatcacaactatTATATCTAAAGGTaactaataaatagtaaatgagacaataataaaaagaacaccagaaattaacgaggttcggcaaaatttgatttttgcctagtcctcggacacaatcaactcaaactttatttcactccaataaatacaagtgaaatactacaagagagaaagaagattcaaatgccttaggggataagaaggcaagtgagaaATGTTTtcaaatgaacaaaacccttgctaTTTACAGAAGGGAAATGgtcttaataatgtcatgcatgatatcatattaagtgtgatcatgcaatgtaaatgcatgaaaaatgcatctgccaatttcttcctaaaaggaGGCTTCAAATGTTTACACTGGTTaacattaatcttgtcaaattcaACAAATACATAATATCTCACTAGTGCTAACAATCATATCCTCACATAACTATTTCAGGTTTCAATATGCTAGATTTGATCTCCTTGTGGGGCAAAACTACACCTCCGTTGCTGTAAATTTCATCACAGACATGGACATCTTCTCCAAGAATGGTCATGTTCTCTACACGAGCCCATTGTCCAACCGTAGAATGCCAGCCAATGATGCTACTTGAGATGCAGGCATGTTTCTTGATGCGGACTCCTCGCATCACGGTGCAGCGGGAGAGTCTAACTCCAGACTCAATAACACAACCAGAACCAATTGCAACATCTGGTCCTATCAAACAACCCTCTCCAATCTTGGCAGACTCATCCACTATGACATTTCCAACAATGTGAGATCCTGAAGCCAATTTAGGTGAAGAATTCTTCTTTAAAGAATCCAGGTAGAGTCTGAGGCCAGCAATGTAATCTCTTGGCTGACCAATGTCCATCCAAAATCCTGGTAAGACCATAGCATATAGTTTTTCCTCTGCTGCAATTTTTGGGAAAACCTCTTTCTCGATTGATGTTGGCCGTAATTGAATTCTATCTAGGACAGAAGGATTCAGCAGGTAAAATCCAGCATTGATCTTGTTGCCAACAAATAACTTTGGCTTCTCTACAAATCTCTCTACTTGCCCTGTCGATTCTTCCATGACGACAACACCATATTTAGAAGGCTCATCCACCTACATCAACCGGAGAACTTTTACCTTTTGCCTCAGAGATGTTGGAATATCCAAAAATTAAGTTTAATTCCAACAGAATTAAAGCTAGGAATTTTACCTTGGTCACCATCAAGGAAGCCTCACCTCCATGGGATTTGTGGAAAGCAATCATCTCCTTGAAAGGATATTCACTGATAAcatcactattaagaacaaaaaAAGGTTCACCAGAGTCATCAATCAGCTTATCTCTAGCCAAAGCAAGGGGACCTGCAGTGCCAAGTGGTTCAGTTTCTTGAGAACAGGTGATCTTGATTTCAAGGTTTGCCTCGAATTCTTTCAAGAAGTTGAGCATTACCTGCACCAAAAGACGCTTCTATTCTGTTAAGTTTACAACTATCTAGACTTGGAATATAGCAAATTTGTAATGGATAAGAAAATGACCTCAGGTTGGTAATTAATAGCCAGTACAACTTCAGTTACTCCGACTGCCTTGAGAGCCTCAATCTGAAGAAAAAAGCTTAAGTCAAGATGAATCGTTTAACCACAAAATATTCTAGACTAACAAAGACATTGTACTACATATGCTTTGCTTGCTTCTATTTTAGTTCACTTTTTGAGATCATAATAGAACAGATGCAGGGGGAAGGAAAGCTCAGTACAATAAATTCTGAACATAACACATATTTAAGGATTTTATAGCAATGAGAGGCTTAACTATAACACAAATATAACAAATTTGATGATATACTTAGCTAGAGCAATAAGACAAGTCAAATTGTCTGATACAATTCCAAACCAGAACAAGTAGTTTGTAGTAATAACAATCCAACAACCAAATATATTGATTAgtaaaaacaaataaaatacGCATATTTGGTGGAATAGGATTGTAAATTGAATAAGCATATTAATGAAACTAGAGGGTATTGTGGAAAAGTACCTGATGCAAAATCATGGGTTTGTTGGCAAATTCAACTAATGGCTTTGGGACACTGAGCGTCAATGGCCTCAACCGAGTACCGAACCCTCCAACAAGAATAAGCGCCTTCATTCTGATATATCAAAGCTCCTGCTAATATAATAAGGCAGAATTTCAGCACAAGAGCCTCACGCATCAGATCCAACGAGTAAAGCTTCCAAGTTATCATGCAGTTCTAACAGAAATATGCCATTAATTAGAGAAACTACATTATCAAATTAACCATAATAACAGAGGAAGACAGAGATGAGGCGTTGAAATATAGAAATTATAAATGAAAATCGAGATCCAGATGAAAACTCAAATTAAAGAATGAGTAGCAGGATTCACCTTAGATCTAGAAAATCCAAAGACTGAGTTGCAGAAAACGGATGGACTAAAGCAACGACGGAGTCAGAGAATTTTCAGAACCAAACAACAACAACGTTGGGAAGTGTCTTTAGGAAGTTTCTGTGGTGTTAGAAGATCGTTGGATAATGGAGGGATATATATACACACAGCTTTGTTAAGTAAGGTATATGTAACTAACAATGACTTTTTATTTTTGAAACTCGGATTACATTTGAAATCGGTTGGCGTTCGATTGCGTTTCTTTTTCTTCTGATGGACTAAGATTTTAATTGtccttttttttaataaaaaaggaATGTTAATTTCTGAGCTGACATTATGGGGAACGGTGATTGGGTTGCTTCTAAATCACGGGTTAATCATGAGGCTGGCGTATACTCTGCCTTGTTGGCAAATCAGCGATAAATTGAAGTCCAGTAGGTGGAAAGGCCCCTAGGAATTAGGATTATAGAATATACATTTACAGTTTAGTCACACTTTCGATTTCTCATAGTTGCAGAGTATCACTGGATTTCAGTATTTTAAATACCAGTAAAATGTTACTTAATAAAGAACCATTGTTTGagcaaaattacaagtgaaataataatttttctcACAAATATTCAATTTGTATTTAGAGAAAACACAACTATAACTTCCAAATAGTATTTCTTTTCAACTTCaactcaaaataatttttttaacttCGACCAAATATTGTACAAAAGCTTACtctctgtatacggtcgaaataggtttcggccttagcacgtccgatcgagttcaaATGATGATTTATCGAAGTGAGATCCCGAAGGTGGAGCAAACTATCCTCGAACCtgggaggccgatccgtgtcaaagttcgatatcattaccaagctcgaatcaaaatctaccatgctgacaaTTCAGAGACCAACcgacattgacctcgaatcaattcgagggctcgatccaggatcgggctcgaaccaagatcatgaGTTTGAGAGCCGAattcaagctcaaaccaaaatcgagggtcctaagcaagatcgagctcacagacaaaagccgttgcaatcccactagagagaatcttggcagaaattatggaaaagatgacttatcatgggtctctcaCTGAATGTTTATcttattatgcttagagcaaaatccctccactataaaagggcttggttactatTTCTGTAGGACAAGTTTTTGAGGgtttacattgtaataaaagtgttATATTCTTCTACAATAAAGAATTGTTCATTCAGATTTCTtacattgattctatttgttgaatcctaagattctTTGTTCCTGGCAACCTTACCTATTTCGGATTCTCTctaatctatatttatatttctattaaTCCTTACATTTTGTgtcaagttacgccacatatcctcagAACTCCGTATAAATTCaattctatccatttttcgggtaaacagtttggcgcccaccgtggggtccgaggataacagtggttatttgatacaaatctgaaaaaacacGCCATTGTGCCTTGCACTCatttccgaaaacatcttgaatttcggatcagctgcgaataaccaccaatcaaatggcttcaccaatcgattacgaagccggccttcaagatgaaaccaacaacttggcacctggtgccggaaggccaattaacgatggcaccgaggctcaaatcgaagtacccaaaattcgagccgaaataccactggatgtcaattcacaaatagctttggaggcaaATCAGCGCTCCGAACCGGAAAGatgcattcagggcggtactcgatctgtAGCCCGAGATACCCAAAATGCGGgagaaatcggggccagcttacatatgatcttcgagaggctacaagcccaacaagtagcgatagcttagctacagagccaaactcgcgcacaaagcaggccggattccaatccacttcgggaagtcacccccagaacagagcccgccatagtgaaatataacgagcaagaatcggggactactcccggaattactaaattactcgaggaactcacaaaatgaatcgaagccaacgacaagagggtggaaacgtacaatgccagggtcgaccaaatccctggggctccaccaatgataagggggcttgattcgaaaaattcatacaaaagcctttttcaTCGAGTGCGGCACCAAAGcgaatccccaaaaaattccgtatgcccgaaattaacaaatacaacggtacgaccgatcctaatgaacatgtcacctcttacacatgtgccataaaaagcaacgatttggaagatgatgagatcgaattcgtgttgttgaaaaagttcgggaaGACcttctcgaagggagcaatgatctggtaccacaatttaccactgaattccatcgattcttttgccatgttagcagattcgttcgtaaaggcacatgctggtgccataaaggttgcaacaaggaaatcagacctcttcaaagtaaagcaaagggaggatgaaatgctgagggaattcgtatcccgatttcaaatggaacgtatggaaTTACCCTCGGtgacagacgattgggccgtacaagctttcacccaagggttgaacgagctaagttcgacagcatcacatgggctgaaataaaatttgatcgagtatccggcAATAACGTGGGCAGATGTACATAATCGACACCAATCGAAAATTAGGATCAAGGATGATCAGTTGGCAGCTCCGTACGGACACGTTTatcagaacaggacagttactaaaaaccaaaaggagatcgacagagaacaaaggtcgaacagagaccgatatcgaccgtatgtcgtagatcgggtgaacaacggttcagcacgcaaTGCAGTTCGGAATAGTCGAAGGAtcgatcgaggacaaaattctgggggcttatgagtaagagcggcatcgataaatatgccgatcctatagaagcacctcgattatcagaatataacttcagcgttggtgcatccgctctcgtgtcagccatcggacgcatcaaagacactaaatggactcgacccatgcagaccgatcctgcccgaataaatcccaatcaaacgtgcgaatatcatggtatccatggccacagaacggaataTTGTAAGCAACTAAGGGAGGAAATAGCTCGcttgtttaacaaagggcaccttcagAAATTTctaagtgatagggcgaagaatcattttaaaagcagggatttcagcaagcaaaacgagcaagaagaaccgcaacacgtcatccacatgatcatcggaggtatcgatacccctcagggaccagtacttaaacgcactaaaacatcgacggtgagggaaaaacgatctcggactcaagattacgcacccatggggactttgtcctttgatgatgaagatgcagaggggggtcatccaacctcataacgatgcactggtaatatccgtactcatgaataaaactaaaattaagcgtgtgttaatcgatccaggtagctcggccaacatcatccgattgaaggtagtagagcagctcggcctacaggatcagatcgtacccacaactctggtcctaaacgggttcaatatgacatgcgaaaccaccaagggtgagataatcctaccaataaacgtggccggaaccatccaggaaataaagtttcatgtgatcgaaggcgatatgagatataacgtccttttcggaaggccatggatccataacatgagagttgtaccttcgaccctacaccaggccctcaaattcccgacatcgggaggtgtcaaaatggtgtacggagaacagccagccacaaaggaaatgttcgccgtcgatgaagctaaaccaatgtcctcactttcTCTGATAAAAGGATTGGGCCCGGAAGGAGAAtgagacaccaaatagcaatcacagacatcggcttcgacccagccagacaaccagaagatcgaagaggatgatgatcaaagggtccctcgatctttcgtgattcctgatgactccgacgccaccaaatcaacaatcgaggaactagagcaagtcatattaatcgaacattggcccgagcgaaaggtatacttaggaacggggttgagccccgaactcaggaagaaactcgttcaatttcttatcgataacatcgattgttttacctggtcccatttagatataacagggatcccgccggatataacgacgcatcggctaagtttggaccccaggttcagaccggtgaagcaaaagagaagaccccagtccgagagaaAGCACGCGTTCATAAAAggcgaggtaaccaagcttctcaaagtagggtccattcgggaggtgaaatatcccgaatgtcTAGCCAACGTAGTTATAGTCCATAAAAAAGgggaataaacttagaatgtgtgtggactataagaatttgaacaaagcatgccccaaagattcctttccgctgcccaacatcgatcgcatgatcgatgccacggccggccacgagatcctcacttttctcgatgcctattccgggtataatcaaatctagatgaacccagaggaccaggaaaaagacttcatttgtcaccaaatatggaacgtattgttataatgtaatgcccttcgggctaaaaaatgcaggggctacttaccaacgcctagtaaataaaatatttgaagaacaaataggaaaataaatggaagtttattgatgacatgttagttaaagtccctgcgcgcagaggaccatttgactcatttacaggaaacgttcgagattttaaggaaatacaacatgaacctcaaccccgagaaatgtgctttcggggtcggttcgggcaagttccccggcttcatggtgtcacatcggggaatagagtttaaccccgataaaatcaatgccatcgaagacatcgtcgtTCTGAacagcgtgaaggccgtacaaaggctaacgggtcggattgcagccttaagccggttcatctcaagatcatctgaccgaagtcacaaattcttctctctactcaaaaagaagaacgaattTGCTTGGATCCCGGAGTGCCAATAAGCATTAGAGGAACTGAAGCGATATCTATGAAGCCCACCGCTACTCTacactccaaaaatagacgaaaaactttgtttgtacttggcagtatcggaagtctcCGTAAGCGGTGTCCTGGTTTGAgaggagcaaggtacgcaattccccgtttattatgcgagtcgaaccttaggagaagcgaaaactagatatccgctcctagaaaaattggcacttgcactgataagcacctcaagaaagttaaggtcgtactttcaatgtcatcccatatgtgtgttaaccacttacccgcttcgtaatattttgcacaaacccgagttatcaggccgactgaccaaatgggccgtcgaactcagtgggtacgatatcaaatatcaaccccgcacggccatcaagtctcaaattttagcaaacttcgtggccgatttcactccagccctcgtacccgaagtcgaaaaagaactattgaaatcatatacatcatcaggggtatggatcctttttacggacggggctacgaacgtaaaagggtccgggctgggcatagttttgaaaccacccacgggtagtactattaggcaatctattaaaactatcaggttggctaacaacgaggccgagtatgaaaccatgattgcaggtctcgagctagctagaaacttgggagcaaaagtcattgaagccaattgcgactccttgctggtggtgagtcaagtaaacaaaaccttcgaagttcgagaaggtagaatgcaaaggtatttagataaactgcttgtcactttgcaccatttcaaacgatggactttacggcatgtaccgAGGGAACAGAATAATAAGGtcgatgcgcttgcgaatttggggtcgtcggtcgaggtagatgattcgggctcggggaatgttgttcaactttcgagatcggtaatccaAGAAGGTCACGccaaaataaattctacaagcttaacctgggattggagaaacaagtatattgaatacttgaagagcggaaaactcccatcggaccctaaagattccagaaccctacggactaaagctgctcgattcacgttggtttCGGACGGAACGCTGTatcgaagaacgttcgatggaccgttggcagtatgcttgggtccgggagataccgattatatcctacgggaagtgcacgagggtacttgcgggaatcactctagagccgatacattagttcgaaaaataatcataGCAGGGTATTATttgatcgatatgggcaaagatgcgaaggaatttgttcgcaagtgtgacaaatgtcaaaggtttgcaccgatgatctaccaacccggagagcaactccactcagtcctatccccatagccgttcatgaagtggggaatggatatcgtcggccctctgccatcgaccccaggtaaagccaaattcattttatttatgactgactatttttctaaataggttgaagcgcaggcgttcgaaaaaataagagagaaagaagttataaactttatttgggatcatatcatatgccgattcgggatacccgccgaaataatGTGTGACAACAgaaaacaattcgttggcagcaaagtaacgagattcctcgaagaccacaagataagaaggatactatcgactCCATACTACCCCAatgggaatggacaggccgaatcaacgaacaaaactgtcattcaaaacttaaataagagattgaacgacgctaaagggaaatggagagaaatcctgcccgaagtcctttgggcatatcgtacgacgtcaaaatccagtatgggggcgtccccattctccttagtatatgggttcgaagcattgataccagtcgaagttggtgatcccagtgccagatttcaattcgcgatggaagaatcaaataacgaggccataaataccagcctcgaactatcggacgaaacacgagaagctgctctcgtccaattggccgcccaaaagcagcgaatcgaaagatattataaccgaagaaccaagctccgccatttcaaacctggggacttagtgttaagaaaaattaccatcaatacccaaaatccgaacgaaggaaaactaggaccaaattgggaaggactatatcaggtgctcgagaacatcggaaaaggatcgtacaggctcagcattataaacggcaaacagctatcaagcagctgaaatgtatcacatctaaaatggtACTATTGATAAAGTACAACCTTTCTATATTCGTTATATCTCAAAACTGGCCCCTGTAGAAAtccgaacaagggctaagatggCTCTCTCGCTTGAAagtacgtgttgcactctttttcccttagaccggttttatcccaaatggatttttcggcaaggtttttaatgaggcaatcgTTGATCGTACAAcatttacaacaatatccgagCCTCACAGGgaagttatttcacaacaacagggttccaataggaaatattgtaagagccaaatggtcgaagcgaaccatgctcatatagattggcctgaacccaggcgtgtaataacgtgcgaagaaagttctcttctttattgGTTTattatatccaaggaaaattcctctattttgagatttattatgcaatcagaaaataaactcgaccattacgcctacgggctacactacttcgagtttgaatcattcactcgactaagcctacgggctatttttatttcgagttcgagcacgctcactcgaccattaagcctacgggctacttttatttcgagttcgagttcgagctaacactcactcgatcattacgcctacgggctacactactccgagtttgaatcattcactcgactaagcctacgggctatttttattttgagttcgagcacactcactcgaccattaagcctacgggatacttttattttgagttcgagctaacactcactcgaccattatgcctacgggctacactacttcgagtttgaatcattcacttgactaagcctacgggctatttttatttcgagttcgagcacgctcactcgaccattaaacctacgagctacttttatttcgagtttgatctaacactcactcgaccattatgcctacgggctacactacttcgagttcgaatcgctcactccattaagcctacgggctatttttatttcgagttcgagcaaatactcactcgaccattacgcctaggGGATATGTTTCTTCAAGATCAAACCAttgacaactaataagcctaaatgTGATCCGGTTTGATCCAGTTTTTTAAAtcattgtgaaaacattcataaggcgtgaGTAAAGTCctcacaagacaggaaacaaaaacagaagcaaTTCGGCAAAAAGGGAGATATGTCTATACACAAATTTATCTGCATTACAACGTAAACACTAAGAAATAAACTTCTCGGTCAGGAGCGATCTCTTCTTTATCAGCCCCCCCCCCATTTTCGGATCCACTCTCGCTcccatcatcatcgtcatcgccatcaaaaaccagagcttcagcatcagcttcgagttctttggccctttttatctcttcagcgaaatcgaagccacgagcatggatctcctctagagtttcccttctggatcggcacttagcaagttcggcgacccaatgcgcCCGAATATCGGCggactcggctgcctctcttgcctggacttgggcagcttcagcatcggcccgatagacggccacgagcgcatccgcatcTACTTTTGCCTTTTCGACATCGGATTCaaccttggcaagtacagaggccaatcgagcctcaagctcctcaattcttctttcttgaaccaggcctttatccttcattttctgaagttgggtttcgtaCGATGATAACtaggctcgagcagtctctttttccacagcaaagcggtccataccttctttccaccgcaaagaCTCCGTCTTATCATGTcggcctcctcacgaagcttcccgatcatctcgattttttgctgcagctgtgagaccgaaatgttagcaaTCATTTTGGTATCAAGCCtataggctttcaaaagcatcattacctgctcagacaaatcggtctgatctcgataagccttggccagctcagctcgTAGGTCTTTTATTTCATGTTCTCTCTGCCCTAGGGAAAGTTTAAGAGAGTTCCTCTCGTCAGTAGCCCGTTAAAGGTCggccgcgtatcgatgcagctcattctgggatcgagaacattgttctcgatgaactgccactacctacaaagaaacaagaaacaGAGTTAATgaaaaacaaacataaagatagtaccgacaaaataattttaaaacctCACCTGATTCAAAGCTTGCCGCAATCcatgaaaaagatctgattcatcaccaGCACCGGCAACGTCCTCAATACCAGTAAATAAGTTACGAAAGggatcttcttcatcgtgaggcatgtctagatcgagggctcccagagcctgagcttcccgaatcacccctgcggaaaaagaGGGAAAGGTAAGAGAATCCTCGATTGCTGTTGCCCCAAATGAATCGCCTGGAGCGTCCTCCTCGGTTCGAAGGGGTTCGAGGGTCTCTACGGTTATATCCTCTGCTGGTTGAACCCGATGAGATGCATCTTCGATATctgatagttcggggactctacccgaatcCTTCTCCGGTATACCTTCAGTTCGAGGCAGAGCCTCAtggagcatcatcgatccagccggcgatgcatcggtggttctcttcgTTCGGACCGCCAGCGCAGACTCATCGTTCTCTTCTCCtgcttcttcatcttcatcccttagacgcagaacgaATTCCATGGTCAAAGGgatgacattcttgttcggcttacgagccatcctcttcttcggttttagACCTTCGGAAACcgaggctcttttccttttattttccttcaccaactttgggacagaggccaaaATTTCCTCCTCATTGGATAAGGGCCTCAAAACCTCGTCTTTACCCAAACCTTCATATGGAAA
This sequence is a window from Nicotiana tomentosiformis chromosome 5, ASM39032v3, whole genome shotgun sequence. Protein-coding genes within it:
- the LOC104089423 gene encoding mannose-1-phosphate guanylyltransferase 1-like, whose product is MKALILVGGFGTRLRPLTLSVPKPLVEFANKPMILHQIEALKAVGVTEVVLAINYQPEVMLNFLKEFEANLEIKITCSQETEPLGTAGPLALARDKLIDDSGEPFFVLNSDVISEYPFKEMIAFHKSHGGEASLMVTKVDEPSKYGVVVMEESTGQVERFVEKPKLFVGNKINAGFYLLNPSVLDRIQLRPTSIEKEVFPKIAAEEKLYAMVLPGFWMDIGQPRDYIAGLRLYLDSLKKNSSPKLASGSHIVGNVIVDESAKIGEGCLIGPDVAIGSGCVIESGVRLSRCTVMRGVRIKKHACISSSIIGWHSTVGQWARVENMTILGEDVHVCDEIYSNGGVVLPHKEIKSSILKPEIVM